The following is a genomic window from Sphingobacterium spiritivorum.
TTATGAAAAAAGTAAATTTGTCCGATGCCTTGTTAACCAATGATGCCTATAGCAGATTTGTAAGAGGGGCTTTGCCTGTTTTTTTGCGGTTTCGCCACCTGAATCAATTGGGAAGATTAGACAGTGCTTCTACTCTAACAGAAGCAGAAAAACGTAAAATAGAATACGAACAGGTAAAAGAACATCTGAGCGGTAAAACACGTGCTCTCGCTCTGTTCGGTATCGTAAACAATATATTGCTAACGGCTAAGGATGTAAATCAGTACAAATCCTATATACAACAGTTTGCTGCTGACGGGGGAAGTCAAGAACAGGTTGCCGAACTGCAAAGTGTATATGATCAGGCCTTGAAACTTACTGCAGGCGCTGAGCCTCCTCCATTTACACTGAATGATCTGAACGGAAAGCAGGTTTCTTTGAAAGATTTTGCCGGTAAGGTAATCTATATCGATTTCTGGGCGAGCTGGTGTTCCCCATGCAGATACGAAATGAAAAATGGCAGTCCTAAATTACACGCCAGATTTGCAGACAACAAAGATGTTATATTTTTATATGTCAGCATTGATGATAGCGAGGACAAATGGCGCCAGGCCATTAAAGAGGATCAGATAGAAGGTGTGCATTTGTTGTCAAAAGGAGGAATAAAAAGTGTAGTCGCGAAGGCTTTCAATATTTCAGGTATACCACGTTATGTAATCATTGGTCGCGATGGAAAAATCGTTGATAATGATGCTCCAAGACCTAGCGAGGACATTACGTATGACAAAATAATAGACGCACTGAAAAGCGAATAAGAAAAAAATAGGACTAGGGACTGGTCCCGTTTAATAA
Proteins encoded in this region:
- a CDS encoding TlpA family protein disulfide reductase; the encoded protein is MKKIATLIFLFVYVSIVWGQGKKTRIRIDVNHLKVDSMWISLEDGKTEPKTLKPDATGLFEFSTFVERGTDGRISIDNPVKGSIPLYLEPGDDLLIRTDFKDNTSFSGKGEENAAILKELMDLYLTNYNKLDATKMPLNVLYEQNEQMNKANLDFLDNNKSKVSKNFYDHQRTKFYYEALGMDIIMPYLLSQGLNKKFSEALPPGYMDLMKKVNLSDALLTNDAYSRFVRGALPVFLRFRHLNQLGRLDSASTLTEAEKRKIEYEQVKEHLSGKTRALALFGIVNNILLTAKDVNQYKSYIQQFAADGGSQEQVAELQSVYDQALKLTAGAEPPPFTLNDLNGKQVSLKDFAGKVIYIDFWASWCSPCRYEMKNGSPKLHARFADNKDVIFLYVSIDDSEDKWRQAIKEDQIEGVHLLSKGGIKSVVAKAFNISGIPRYVIIGRDGKIVDNDAPRPSEDITYDKIIDALKSE